The following are encoded in a window of Arthrobacter woluwensis genomic DNA:
- a CDS encoding ABC transporter permease — translation MSTSTTAPERPATAAGEPTAGVDQAPPLSIFRRHWRRTVLVAVVVLWLILWAVLKGTQTLEIGGADKTDIHLWLNSVRDAFDSARDTSAFFQYVVQPITNGVNGLVTGLQSLFSQGSATRPVPEVGWLGVVALLAWLTFTFAGLRSTILVTVCVLLFGFFGYWQQSIDTLIVTFVAVILCAIVGLPLGIWMARSPRVSAIFTPVLDLMQTLPSFAYLAPLALVFGIGPAAAIVTTIIYSLPPLVRITEHGIRNVSPTTLEAVTSMGGTAWQTLVKVQLPMARRTIVVGINQCTMAALSMATIAALINGPGLGQPVLQSLQSLDVGGAFVSGLAIVLMAVMLDRTTTAASERSAVAARFQKRSRSGLMPGPRKRRTLVTAGAVVAAIAVYLSHNYLALAKFPSSPDLGTPLANAISAATQWIVSTFAGFTGWLKDTVTALLVDPLQSLLAQSPWWVMVIVLLGVALALGGLRAAAVTLVCEAVILGTGLWNESMKTLATTLVATLLVIIAAMALGVWMGRSKVVDSVIRPVLDALQTIPSFVYLVPALALFGPTRFTAIIAAFCYGVPIATKLVADGIRGVSPVTVEASESMGTTSWQMISKVQLPMSRSAVVLAANQGLLYVLSMVVVGGLVGGGGLGYLVVAGFSQSQLFGKGLAAGISITALGVMLDRITKYTAARLGRV, via the coding sequence GTGAGCACGTCCACGACCGCCCCTGAACGCCCGGCCACGGCGGCCGGAGAGCCCACTGCCGGCGTCGACCAGGCTCCGCCGCTCAGCATCTTCCGGCGGCACTGGCGGAGGACGGTGCTGGTCGCCGTCGTCGTCCTGTGGCTCATCCTCTGGGCCGTGCTGAAGGGCACTCAGACCCTGGAGATCGGCGGCGCGGACAAGACCGACATCCACCTGTGGCTCAACAGCGTCCGGGACGCCTTCGACTCGGCCCGGGACACCTCGGCGTTCTTCCAGTACGTGGTGCAGCCCATCACGAACGGCGTCAACGGCCTCGTCACGGGCCTGCAGAGCCTGTTCAGTCAGGGAAGCGCCACGCGGCCGGTCCCCGAGGTGGGCTGGCTGGGCGTCGTGGCGCTCCTCGCCTGGCTCACCTTCACGTTCGCGGGACTCCGCTCCACGATCCTGGTCACGGTCTGCGTCCTGCTCTTCGGCTTCTTCGGCTACTGGCAGCAGAGCATCGACACCCTGATCGTCACCTTCGTGGCGGTGATCCTCTGCGCGATCGTGGGCCTGCCCCTCGGGATCTGGATGGCCAGGAGCCCGCGGGTGTCCGCCATCTTCACCCCCGTGCTGGACCTGATGCAGACGCTGCCGTCCTTCGCCTACCTCGCGCCGCTGGCCCTGGTGTTCGGCATCGGCCCGGCCGCGGCGATCGTCACGACCATCATCTACTCCCTGCCGCCCCTGGTGCGCATCACCGAACACGGCATCCGGAACGTCTCCCCGACCACCCTCGAGGCCGTGACCTCGATGGGCGGCACCGCCTGGCAGACCCTCGTCAAGGTGCAGCTGCCCATGGCCCGGCGGACGATCGTGGTCGGCATCAACCAGTGCACCATGGCCGCCCTCTCGATGGCGACCATCGCCGCCCTGATCAACGGCCCCGGCCTCGGCCAGCCGGTCCTGCAGTCGCTGCAGTCCCTCGATGTCGGCGGCGCTTTCGTCTCCGGCCTCGCGATCGTCCTCATGGCCGTCATGCTCGACCGCACGACGACGGCGGCCTCCGAACGCTCCGCCGTGGCCGCCCGCTTCCAGAAGCGCTCCCGCTCGGGTCTGATGCCGGGACCGCGCAAGCGCCGCACCCTCGTGACCGCGGGGGCCGTCGTGGCGGCGATCGCCGTCTACCTCTCGCACAACTACCTGGCCCTCGCCAAGTTCCCGTCCTCCCCGGACCTCGGGACCCCGCTCGCCAACGCCATCTCCGCCGCCACGCAGTGGATCGTGTCCACGTTCGCCGGCTTCACCGGCTGGCTCAAGGACACCGTGACGGCGCTCCTTGTGGACCCGTTGCAGTCCCTCCTGGCCCAGTCCCCGTGGTGGGTCATGGTCATCGTCCTGCTGGGAGTCGCCCTGGCCCTCGGCGGTCTGCGGGCCGCCGCGGTGACGCTGGTCTGCGAGGCGGTCATCCTCGGCACCGGGCTCTGGAACGAGAGCATGAAGACCCTGGCCACCACCCTCGTGGCGACCCTGCTGGTCATCATCGCGGCGATGGCACTGGGCGTCTGGATGGGGCGGAGCAAAGTGGTGGACTCGGTCATCCGGCCGGTGCTGGACGCCCTCCAGACCATCCCGTCCTTCGTTTACCTGGTCCCGGCGCTGGCCCTGTTCGGACCCACCCGCTTCACCGCCATCATCGCGGCGTTCTGCTACGGGGTCCCCATCGCCACCAAGCTCGTGGCCGACGGGATCCGGGGAGTCTCCCCCGTCACGGTGGAGGCGTCCGAGTCCATGGGCACCACGTCCTGGCAGATGATCTCCAAGGTCCAGCTGCCCATGTCCCGCTCCGCCGTCGTGCTCGCCGCTAATCAGGGCCTCCTCTACGTGCTGTCCATGGTCGTGGTCGGCGGCCTCGTGGGCGGCGGTGGGCTCGGGTACCTCGTGGTGGCCGGCTTCTCGCAGTCCCAGCTCTTCGGCAAGGGTCTGGCCGCCGGCATCTCGATCACCGCACTGGGCGTCATGCTCGACCGCATCACCAAATACACCGCGGCCCGTCTGGGCCGGGTCTGA
- the betA gene encoding choline dehydrogenase — MSNSSYDYVIVGGGSAGSVLANRLSEGGTRSVLVLEAGRSDYPWDLFIQMPAALTFPSGNPFYDWRYESDPEPHMGGRRVAHARGKVLGGSSSINGMIFQRGNPLDYERWGADAGMETWDYAHCLPYFRRMETTLAADPDDEFRGHDGPLVLERGPATNPLFGAFFQAAQQAGFPLTDDVNGYRQEGFAPFDRNVHKGQRLSASRAYLRPNRGRPNLTVQTRAFVTKVNFTGDTATGVTYRHNGKTHTVNAGEVILSGGAINTPQLLQLSGVGDAQHLRNFGIKSVINLPGVGENLQDHLEVYIQHACTQPVSMQPALDVWRMPFIGLQWLLGRKGPAATNHFEGGGFVRSNEDVAYPNLMFHFLPVAVRYDGQKAEAKHGYQVHIGPMYSDARGSLKIRSSDPTVHPSMIFNYLSTDQDRREWVEAVRISRDILGQSAMSPYNGGEISPGPSVQTDQEILDWVAKDAETALHPSCTAKMGPASDPMAVVDPLTMRVHGTKGLRVVDASAMPYVTNGNIYAPVMMLAERAADLILGKEPLAAQHTEFYRHGVSPLERDQSANGQPVKG, encoded by the coding sequence ATGAGCAACAGCAGCTACGACTACGTGATCGTGGGCGGAGGAAGCGCCGGCTCCGTGCTGGCCAACCGCCTGAGCGAGGGCGGCACCCGCAGCGTGCTGGTCCTGGAAGCGGGCCGCAGTGATTACCCCTGGGACCTGTTCATCCAGATGCCCGCGGCCCTGACCTTCCCCAGCGGCAACCCGTTCTACGACTGGCGCTACGAATCGGACCCCGAACCCCACATGGGCGGCCGTCGCGTGGCCCATGCCCGCGGCAAGGTCCTCGGCGGTTCCAGCTCCATCAACGGCATGATCTTCCAGCGCGGCAACCCCCTGGACTATGAGCGCTGGGGCGCCGACGCCGGGATGGAGACCTGGGACTACGCCCACTGTCTGCCTTACTTCCGCCGCATGGAGACCACCCTCGCAGCGGACCCGGACGACGAGTTCCGCGGCCACGACGGACCCCTCGTCCTGGAACGCGGCCCGGCCACCAACCCCCTCTTCGGCGCGTTCTTCCAGGCCGCCCAGCAGGCCGGATTCCCTCTCACCGACGACGTCAACGGCTACCGCCAGGAGGGTTTCGCCCCCTTCGACCGCAACGTCCACAAGGGCCAGCGCCTCTCCGCCTCCCGCGCCTACCTCCGTCCGAACCGCGGCCGCCCGAACCTGACCGTGCAGACCCGTGCGTTCGTCACCAAGGTCAACTTCACGGGCGACACCGCCACGGGCGTCACCTACCGCCACAACGGCAAGACGCACACCGTCAACGCCGGCGAGGTGATCCTGTCCGGTGGCGCCATCAACACCCCGCAGCTGCTGCAGCTCTCCGGCGTGGGCGACGCGCAGCACCTCCGGAACTTCGGCATCAAGTCCGTGATCAACCTCCCCGGCGTCGGCGAGAACCTGCAGGATCACCTCGAGGTCTACATCCAGCACGCCTGCACCCAGCCCGTCTCCATGCAGCCCGCGCTCGACGTCTGGCGCATGCCGTTCATCGGTCTGCAGTGGCTCCTCGGCCGGAAGGGTCCCGCGGCCACCAACCACTTCGAGGGCGGCGGTTTCGTCCGGTCCAACGAGGACGTGGCCTACCCCAACCTCATGTTCCACTTCCTGCCGGTGGCGGTGCGCTACGACGGCCAGAAGGCCGAGGCCAAGCACGGCTACCAGGTCCACATCGGCCCCATGTACTCCGACGCCCGGGGCAGTCTGAAGATCCGCTCCTCGGACCCGACCGTGCACCCGTCCATGATCTTCAACTACCTGTCGACCGATCAGGACCGCCGCGAATGGGTGGAAGCCGTCCGCATCTCCCGCGACATCCTCGGCCAGTCCGCCATGTCCCCCTACAACGGCGGCGAGATCTCCCCCGGCCCCTCGGTCCAGACCGATCAGGAGATCCTCGACTGGGTGGCCAAGGACGCCGAGACGGCCCTCCACCCGTCGTGCACCGCCAAGATGGGTCCGGCCTCGGATCCGATGGCCGTCGTGGATCCGCTCACCATGCGCGTGCACGGCACCAAGGGCCTGCGCGTCGTGGACGCCTCCGCCATGCCGTACGTGACCAACGGGAACATCTACGCCCCGGTGATGATGCTGGCCGAGCGAGCCGCGGACCTCATCCTGGGCAAGGAGCCGCTCGCCGCGCAGCACACCGAGTTCTATCGCCACGGCGTCTCCCCACTCGAACGGGACCAGTCCGCCAACGGCCAGCCAGTGAAGGGTTGA
- a CDS encoding aldehyde dehydrogenase family protein — MTVTPTETKTIRGLYIDGSWQQAADGGTTTVRCPADGQEVAVVVSATVEDAERAIASARNAFDEGPWRHKTDIERGEVLLKIASLLERDKAAYARAEALDTGKRLVEAEYDIDDIASCFRYYGKIAGLDAGRVIDTGLPNAISRVVYEPLGVCALIAPWNYPLLQAAWKVAPALVAGNSFVLKPSELTPSTSILLMETLAEAGVPAGVANLVTGSGSKVGPVLSSDPRVDLVSMTGSLATGQTIMASAAETVKRIAFELGGKNPNVVFADADWDAALDNALTAVFLHSGQVCSAGARLVVEESIADRFVAGIVERAQKIRMGGPFDADAETGPLISAKHRDQVHAYVQAGIAEGAELLCGGFIPDDGPLADGYFYPPTVLGNCRSGMSVLQEESFGPVLTVETFRTEAEAVAIANDTEYGLAGAVWTSDASKAQRVAGALRHGTIWINDYHPYVPQAEWGGFGKSGIGRELGRAGLNEYREAKHIWQNIQPAPSGWFGSSD, encoded by the coding sequence ATGACCGTGACACCCACCGAGACGAAGACCATCCGGGGCCTGTACATCGACGGGTCCTGGCAGCAGGCCGCCGACGGCGGGACCACCACCGTGCGCTGTCCGGCGGACGGGCAGGAGGTCGCCGTCGTCGTGTCAGCCACCGTCGAGGACGCCGAGCGGGCGATCGCCAGCGCGCGCAACGCCTTCGACGAGGGCCCGTGGCGCCACAAGACCGACATCGAACGCGGCGAGGTCCTCCTGAAGATCGCGAGCCTGCTCGAACGCGACAAGGCCGCGTATGCGCGGGCCGAAGCCCTGGACACGGGCAAGCGCCTGGTCGAGGCCGAGTACGACATCGACGACATCGCCTCCTGTTTCCGGTACTACGGCAAGATCGCGGGCCTCGACGCCGGCCGCGTGATCGACACCGGACTGCCGAACGCCATCAGCCGCGTGGTCTACGAACCGCTCGGCGTCTGCGCCCTCATCGCGCCGTGGAACTACCCGCTGCTGCAGGCCGCCTGGAAGGTCGCCCCGGCGCTCGTGGCAGGCAACTCGTTCGTGCTCAAGCCCAGCGAGCTGACCCCCTCGACGTCCATCCTGCTCATGGAGACGCTGGCTGAAGCCGGCGTCCCGGCCGGCGTCGCGAACCTGGTCACGGGAAGCGGCTCCAAGGTCGGACCGGTGCTGAGCTCCGATCCGCGGGTGGACCTCGTCTCCATGACGGGAAGCCTGGCCACCGGCCAGACCATCATGGCGTCCGCGGCCGAGACCGTGAAGCGCATCGCCTTCGAACTCGGCGGGAAGAACCCGAACGTCGTGTTCGCCGACGCCGACTGGGACGCGGCACTGGACAACGCCCTGACCGCGGTGTTCCTGCACTCCGGTCAGGTCTGCTCGGCCGGCGCCCGGCTCGTGGTCGAGGAGAGCATCGCGGACCGCTTCGTCGCCGGGATCGTGGAGCGCGCTCAGAAGATCCGGATGGGCGGCCCGTTCGACGCCGATGCCGAGACCGGTCCGCTCATCTCCGCGAAGCACCGCGACCAGGTCCACGCCTACGTCCAGGCGGGCATCGCCGAAGGGGCCGAGCTGCTCTGCGGCGGCTTCATCCCCGACGACGGTCCGCTCGCCGACGGCTACTTCTACCCGCCCACCGTGCTCGGCAACTGCCGCTCGGGTATGAGCGTGCTGCAGGAGGAGTCCTTCGGCCCCGTGCTGACCGTTGAGACCTTCCGCACCGAGGCCGAGGCGGTGGCGATCGCCAACGACACCGAGTACGGCCTGGCGGGCGCGGTGTGGACCTCGGACGCGTCGAAGGCGCAGCGGGTCGCCGGCGCTCTGCGGCACGGGACCATCTGGATCAACGACTACCACCCCTACGTCCCCCAGGCCGAGTGGGGCGGGTTCGGCAAGTCGGGCATCGGCCGGGAACTCGGACGCGCCGGGCTCAACGAGTACCGCGAGGCCAAGCACATCTGGCAGAACATCCAGCCCGCACCCAGCGGTTGGTTCGGCTCCTCCGACTGA
- a CDS encoding quaternary amine ABC transporter ATP-binding protein — protein sequence MNTVATAEPSSAGRSAPAPEDTALRVEGLWKIFGPKADKIMGTAQADLSRQELLSQTGCLAAVKDISFEVARGEVFVIMGLSGSGKSTLVRLLTRLIEPTAGRVTINGEDVTQASTTKLRTLRRKHMSMVFQQFGLLPHRKVIDNVAYGLEVRGESKAVRQARAQEMVELVGLSGYEQSFPDQLSGGMQQRVGLARALAVDPEVLFFDEPFSALDPLIRRDMQNEVVRLHEEVGKTMVFITHDLQEALKIGDRILIMRDGEIVQVGTPAEVVANPADDYVRDFVSEVPRSHVLTLRYVVRQPRPGEALDGPIMQADQVVRSAAGQVLHSSLPVRVFDGEDFLGVVDDDDILRVVVAEEAP from the coding sequence GTGAACACTGTGGCCACCGCGGAACCATCCTCTGCCGGAAGATCCGCCCCAGCCCCTGAAGACACCGCTCTCCGTGTGGAAGGACTGTGGAAGATCTTCGGCCCCAAGGCGGACAAGATCATGGGCACTGCGCAGGCCGATCTCAGCCGGCAAGAACTCCTCAGCCAGACCGGATGTCTCGCCGCCGTGAAGGACATCTCCTTCGAGGTCGCCCGCGGCGAGGTGTTCGTCATCATGGGACTCTCGGGTTCCGGCAAATCGACCCTCGTCCGCCTCCTGACCCGGCTCATCGAACCGACGGCCGGCCGTGTCACGATCAACGGCGAGGACGTCACCCAGGCGAGCACGACGAAGCTCCGGACGCTGCGCCGCAAACACATGTCGATGGTGTTCCAGCAGTTCGGCCTCCTGCCCCACCGGAAGGTCATCGACAACGTCGCCTACGGGCTGGAGGTCCGCGGTGAGTCCAAGGCGGTCCGCCAGGCACGGGCCCAGGAGATGGTCGAGCTCGTCGGATTGTCCGGCTATGAGCAGTCCTTCCCCGATCAGCTCTCCGGCGGCATGCAGCAGCGCGTCGGTCTCGCCCGCGCCCTCGCGGTCGACCCGGAGGTCCTCTTCTTCGACGAACCGTTCTCCGCGCTGGACCCCCTGATCCGCCGCGACATGCAGAACGAGGTCGTCCGCCTCCACGAGGAGGTGGGCAAGACCATGGTCTTCATCACCCACGACCTCCAGGAGGCGCTGAAGATCGGGGACCGGATCCTCATCATGCGCGACGGCGAGATCGTCCAGGTGGGCACCCCCGCCGAGGTGGTGGCCAACCCGGCCGACGACTACGTGCGCGACTTCGTCTCCGAAGTGCCCCGTTCGCACGTCCTGACCCTGCGCTACGTGGTCCGGCAGCCGCGCCCCGGCGAAGCGCTGGACGGGCCCATCATGCAGGCCGACCAGGTGGTCCGCTCGGCCGCCGGTCAGGTCCTGCATTCCTCGCTGCCCGTCCGCGTCTTCGACGGCGAGGACTTCCTCGGCGTCGTGGATGACGACGACATCCTGCGCGTGGTCGTGGCCGAGGAAGCCCCGTGA
- a CDS encoding TetR/AcrR family transcriptional regulator: MEPSTVNSRQQVDRQSRILDAVLELLSRHGISGVNMRAVAREAGVALGLVNYYYADKPSLIRAVLGRISESDLRLVAPDPEASPDEQLRTALRRVAAPEILTTQYLSLRLHLWALAQADEEFAAINAEAFDRYLDGLAELISKAKPTLTPAQCKDRAADVVVVQNGMWLTSLLGIDPSSIERSILRTEEIAFAD; the protein is encoded by the coding sequence GTGGAACCCAGCACAGTGAATTCCCGGCAGCAGGTGGACCGCCAGTCCCGCATTCTGGATGCGGTGCTGGAGCTGCTCTCGCGCCATGGCATCTCGGGGGTCAATATGCGAGCGGTGGCGCGGGAGGCCGGCGTCGCGCTCGGACTCGTGAACTACTACTACGCGGACAAGCCCAGTCTCATCCGCGCGGTGCTCGGCCGGATCAGTGAAAGCGATCTGCGGCTGGTCGCCCCGGATCCCGAGGCGTCCCCCGACGAACAGCTCCGCACGGCGCTGCGGCGCGTCGCGGCGCCGGAGATCCTGACCACCCAGTACCTCTCCCTGCGTCTCCACCTCTGGGCCCTCGCCCAGGCCGACGAGGAGTTCGCCGCCATCAACGCCGAAGCGTTCGACCGGTATCTCGACGGGCTGGCCGAGCTGATCTCCAAGGCGAAGCCCACGCTCACGCCGGCGCAGTGCAAAGACCGGGCGGCCGACGTCGTCGTGGTGCAGAACGGCATGTGGCTCACGTCGCTGCTGGGCATCGATCCGTCCTCCATCGAGCGGAGCATCCTCCGCACGGAAGAGATCGCTTTCGCCGACTGA
- a CDS encoding ABC transporter substrate-binding protein, translated as MKKTNHQRGGAARLRNTALAAVFMTGLLGLTACGGDISSAGSSSGAAAACGAFNVAVNPWVGYEADAYVVGTVAKEKLGCTVNYKTLKEEVAWQGFGSGEVDVVLENWGHPELTDKYIKQQKTAVDAGPTGNTGVIGWYVPPWMAKQYPDITDYKNLNKYADLFKTSESGGKGQLLDGDPSYVTNDEALVKNLNLNFKVVYAGSEPALIQAFRQAEQKHTPLLGYFYEPQWFLNEVPLVKVNLPAYTAGCDADAAKVACDYPKYELNKIASSKFASSGSPAYKLVKNFTWTNADQNAVAGYIAKDGMSPEAAAKKWIDANPDKVAAWLK; from the coding sequence ATGAAGAAAACGAATCACCAGCGTGGGGGCGCAGCACGCTTGAGGAACACGGCCCTCGCCGCGGTCTTCATGACGGGCCTGCTCGGACTCACGGCCTGCGGCGGGGACATCTCCTCGGCGGGTTCCTCGTCCGGAGCGGCCGCGGCGTGCGGCGCCTTCAACGTCGCCGTGAACCCCTGGGTGGGCTATGAGGCCGACGCTTATGTGGTCGGCACCGTCGCCAAGGAGAAGCTCGGCTGCACCGTCAACTACAAGACCCTGAAAGAGGAAGTCGCGTGGCAGGGCTTCGGCAGCGGTGAGGTCGACGTCGTCCTGGAGAACTGGGGCCACCCCGAGCTGACGGACAAGTACATCAAGCAGCAGAAGACCGCGGTGGACGCCGGACCCACCGGCAACACCGGCGTGATCGGCTGGTACGTGCCGCCATGGATGGCCAAGCAGTACCCGGACATCACGGACTACAAGAACCTCAACAAGTACGCCGATCTCTTCAAGACCTCGGAGTCCGGCGGCAAGGGACAGCTGCTCGACGGCGACCCCTCCTATGTCACGAATGACGAGGCCCTGGTCAAGAATCTGAACCTGAACTTCAAGGTGGTCTACGCGGGCAGCGAGCCCGCCCTGATCCAGGCCTTCCGTCAGGCGGAGCAGAAGCACACCCCGCTCCTCGGCTACTTCTACGAGCCCCAGTGGTTCCTCAACGAGGTGCCGCTGGTGAAGGTCAACCTGCCCGCCTACACGGCAGGCTGCGACGCCGACGCCGCGAAGGTGGCCTGTGACTACCCGAAGTACGAGCTGAACAAGATCGCTTCGAGCAAGTTCGCCTCCTCCGGGAGCCCGGCCTACAAGCTGGTGAAGAACTTCACGTGGACCAACGCGGACCAGAACGCCGTCGCCGGCTACATCGCGAAGGACGGCATGAGCCCGGAGGCCGCGGCCAAGAAGTGGATCGACGCCAACCCGGACAAGGTGGCGGCCTGGCTCAAGTAA
- a CDS encoding GntR family transcriptional regulator, which translates to MTADPGVAGRSLADQAYETIKDRLVMLDIRPGEPLNDGLLAAELGMGRTPVREAIKRLETDHLLVSYPRRGTFATSVDITELAAIWDIRSVLEPVAARRAAENATPAVRQEMKHVIERLLAVDESADAQSELMRLDMSVHRLIYRAAGNPHLEDVLIRYDNLSTRIWCLVIERLPGLSGHIVEHAALLQAIVDGDADRAAELALAHVTDFETEIRKVL; encoded by the coding sequence GTGACAGCGGATCCGGGAGTCGCAGGACGGTCCCTCGCAGACCAGGCGTACGAGACGATCAAGGACCGCCTGGTCATGCTCGACATCCGTCCCGGCGAGCCCCTGAACGACGGCCTCCTGGCGGCCGAGCTCGGCATGGGCCGCACGCCCGTGCGCGAGGCGATCAAACGCTTGGAAACCGACCACCTCCTGGTCTCCTATCCCCGGCGCGGCACGTTCGCCACGAGCGTGGACATCACGGAGCTCGCCGCCATCTGGGACATCCGCTCGGTCCTGGAGCCCGTCGCCGCGCGGCGCGCCGCCGAGAACGCCACCCCCGCCGTGCGGCAGGAGATGAAGCACGTCATCGAACGGCTCCTCGCCGTCGACGAATCCGCGGACGCGCAAAGCGAGCTCATGCGCCTGGACATGTCGGTGCACCGCCTCATCTACCGGGCCGCGGGCAACCCCCACCTGGAGGATGTCCTGATCCGCTACGACAACCTCTCCACCCGCATCTGGTGCCTGGTGATCGAGCGCCTCCCCGGGCTGTCGGGGCACATCGTCGAACATGCGGCCCTATTGCAGGCGATCGTCGACGGCGACGCCGACCGTGCGGCCGAGCTCGCCCTGGCGCACGTCACCGACTTCGAGACGGAGATCCGCAAGGTCCTCTGA
- the fdhA gene encoding formaldehyde dehydrogenase, glutathione-independent, translating into MSGNRAVAYKAPGVVEVIDTEYPTFELKDGPGVNPLNVGRKVPHGAILRTVTTNICGSDQHMVRGRTTAPQDLVLGHEITGEVIEVGPDVEFLKVGDIVSVPFNISCGRCRNCKERKTGICLNVNPDRPGSAYGYVDMGGWVGGQAEYVLVPYADWNLLKFPDRDQALEKIMDLTMLSDIFPTGFHGAVTAGVGVGSTVYIAGAGPVGLAAAAGAQLLGAAVVIVGDMNEDRLAQARSFGCETVNVGAGDPRDQIEQLLGVPEVDCGIDAVGFEARGHGKDASHEAPATVLNSLMDLTAAGGALGIPGLYVTGDPGGIDEAAQRGSLSLSLGTGWAKSLSFTTGQCPVMKYNRQLMMAILHDKVQIAKAVNAQAIPLEDAPRGYAEFDAGAATKYVLDPNGYVRN; encoded by the coding sequence ATGTCAGGAAACAGAGCAGTAGCCTACAAAGCGCCCGGAGTCGTGGAGGTCATCGACACCGAGTACCCGACGTTCGAATTGAAGGACGGGCCGGGGGTCAACCCGCTCAACGTGGGCCGCAAGGTCCCGCACGGTGCGATCCTGCGGACCGTCACCACGAACATCTGCGGCTCGGACCAGCACATGGTCCGCGGACGCACCACGGCTCCCCAGGACCTCGTCCTGGGTCATGAGATCACGGGCGAGGTGATCGAGGTGGGGCCCGACGTCGAGTTCCTCAAGGTCGGCGACATCGTCTCGGTCCCGTTCAACATCTCCTGCGGCCGCTGCCGCAACTGCAAGGAGCGCAAGACGGGCATCTGTCTGAACGTGAACCCCGACCGCCCCGGCAGCGCCTACGGCTACGTGGACATGGGCGGCTGGGTCGGGGGCCAGGCCGAGTACGTCCTGGTCCCCTACGCCGACTGGAACCTGCTGAAGTTCCCGGACCGGGACCAGGCCCTGGAGAAGATCATGGATTTGACCATGCTCTCCGACATCTTCCCCACCGGATTCCACGGCGCCGTGACGGCAGGCGTGGGCGTGGGGTCCACCGTCTACATCGCCGGCGCCGGACCGGTGGGTCTCGCGGCAGCCGCCGGGGCGCAGCTGCTGGGCGCCGCCGTCGTGATCGTCGGCGACATGAATGAGGACCGCCTGGCGCAGGCCCGCTCTTTCGGGTGCGAGACCGTGAACGTCGGGGCGGGTGATCCCCGCGACCAGATCGAACAGCTGCTCGGGGTCCCGGAAGTGGACTGCGGCATCGACGCCGTGGGCTTCGAGGCCCGGGGGCACGGCAAGGACGCCTCCCACGAAGCGCCGGCGACCGTGCTCAACTCGCTCATGGACCTGACGGCCGCCGGCGGCGCGCTGGGCATCCCCGGACTCTACGTCACGGGCGACCCGGGCGGCATCGACGAGGCCGCCCAGCGGGGGTCCCTCTCGCTGTCGCTCGGCACCGGCTGGGCGAAGTCGCTCTCCTTCACCACGGGTCAGTGCCCGGTCATGAAGTACAACCGCCAGCTCATGATGGCGATCCTTCACGACAAGGTGCAGATCGCCAAGGCGGTCAACGCCCAGGCGATCCCCCTGGAGGACGCCCCGCGCGGTTATGCCGAGTTCGACGCCGGGGCCGCCACCAAGTACGTGCTGGATCCGAACGGCTACGTGCGGAACTGA